A single window of Debaryomyces hansenii CBS767 chromosome F complete sequence DNA harbors:
- a CDS encoding DEHA2F02244p (similar to uniprot|P00927 Saccharomyces cerevisiae YER086W ILV1 Threonine deaminase catalyzes the first step in isoleucine biosynthesis) gives MMIARNLLKGIHKPVNRRVCIPKIGSLTSAKFYSTQSTVQQFPELQEADFTPEGEPDYIKLILTSRVYDVVDEGGSPLTHAVNLSQKCNTNIFLKREDLLPVFSFKLRGAYNMIAHLHSNSKSPVSGVIACSAGNHAQGVAFSASKLKIQSTIVMPTATPSIKYKNVSRLGSQVVLYGDDFDSAKKECDRLSSLNGLTNIPPFNHPYVIAGQGTIALEITRQLRLDKLDALFVPVGGGGLIAGIAVYLKKIAPHVKIIGVETFDADALYQSLQNHQSKTLDQVGVFADGTAVKVLGDETWKLCHKYVDEVVRVSTDELCAAIKDIFEDTRSIVEPSGALSVAGLKRYLSDNSEIDHRNKNYVPILSGANMNFDRLRFVSERAVLGEGKEVSLAVTIPERPGEFAILQNIIDPRAITEFSYRFNNSGPANIFVSFNVTNKDKELAPIVESMKSNDYEVIDISENELAKTHGRYLVGGKSTTANCNKISKERLFRFEFPERPGALTKFLQTLKYDWDITLFHYRNHGHDVGKILCGFVLPEGTSDEDFQDFLKKIGYNFVDETDNVVYKKFLQS, from the coding sequence ATGATGATTGCCAGAAACCTATTGAAGGGCATACACAAGCCTGTAAACAGAAGGGTTTGTATACCAAAAATTGGTTCGTTAACTTCGGCCAAATTCTATTCCACTCAATCTACGGTTCAACAATTTCCAGAATTGCAAGAAGCTGATTTTACGCCCGAAGGTGAGCCAGATTATATTAAGTTGATATTGACATCTCGGGTTTACGATGTCGTCGATGAAGGTGGATCTCCTCTCACTCATGCTGTTAACTTATCACAGAAATGCAATACCAATATATTCTTAAAGCGTGAAGATTTATTACCGgtattttcattcaagtTACGTGGAGCATATAATATGATTGCACATTTACATTCTAATTCAAAGTCACCAGTATCAGGGGTAATTGCATGTTCTGCTGGTAATCATGCACAAGGTGTTGCTTTCTCTGCTAGTAAATTAAAGATTCAATCTACTATAGTCATGCCAACAGCTACTCCTTctatcaaatataaaaatgttTCTAGATTAGGATCACAAGTTGTTTTATACGGAGACGATTTTGATAGCGCGAAGAAAGAATGTGATCGGTTGAGTTCATTGAACGGATTGACCAATATCCCTCCTTTTAACCACCCATATGTCATCGCAGGTCAAGGTACTATAGCCCTAGAAATCACCAGACAATTGAGGTTAGACAAACTTGATGCCTTATTTGTTCCAGTAGGTGGAGGTGGATTGATAGCTGGGATTGCTgtttatttaaaaaagaTTGCTCCCCATGTCAAGATTATTGGTGTCGAGACTTTTGATGCAGATGCATTGTATCAGTCATTGCAAAACCATCAACTGAAGACATTGGATCAGGTTGGAGTTTTTGCTGACGGTACTGCTGTCAAGGTTCTTGGTGATGAAACTTGGAAGCTTTGCCATaaatatgttgatgaagTAGTTAGGGTTCTGACCGATGAATTATGTGCAGCAattaaagatatttttgaagatacCAGACTGATTGTTGAACCATCTGGAGCGTTATCTGTTGCTGGGTTGAAGAGATATCTTAGTGATAATTCTGAAATTGATCATAGGAATAAGAATTACGTTCCAATTTTAAGTGGAGCCAATATGAATTTCGATAGATTAAGATTTGTAAGTGAAAGAGCTGTACTCGGTGAAGGTAAGGAAGTATCATTAGCTGTCACCATTCCTGAGAGACCTGGTGAGTTTGCTATATTACAGAATATAATCGACCCAAGAGCTATTACAGAATTTTCCTATAGATTTAACAATAGTGGTCctgcaaatatttttgttagTTTCAATGTTACCAATAAGGACAAAGAATTAGCTCCTATTGTTGAATCTATGAAGAGTAATGATTATGAAGTTATTGATATCTCAGAGAATGAGTTGGCGAAGACTCATGGTCGTTATTTAGTCGGCGGAAAATCTACAACGGCTAACTGCAATAAGATTTCTAAAGAAAGGTTATTCAGATTCGAATTTCCTGAAAGACCAGGTGCtttaacaaaatttttaCAAACCTTGAAGTATGATTGGGATATAACCTTGTTTCACTATAGAAATCATGGCCATGATGTTGGGAAGATTTTGTGTGGTTTTGTACTTCCAGAAGGCACAAGCGATGAGGACTTCCAggatttcttgaaaaaaattggttataattttgttgatgaaacAGACAATGTCgtatataaaaaattctTACAAAGCtag